One region of Termitidicoccus mucosus genomic DNA includes:
- a CDS encoding DUF2341 domain-containing protein, producing MNRSLLKLALCGLLAAISLSVPAQAWWNQEWTRRTSLTVDTAAGIADPVGTAPVLVRLHVNNFDFASAREDGADLRFVAADDKTELPYQIEKYDSLIGEAFVWVNVPAIAPGAQTKLWLYHGNPVAAAASATGAWDADTILVYHFGEGSQPARDHSAAGNHAETGGLAVEGSLSGTGLYLNGATPVRIPGISSFAWRAGGPLTWTSWLKSSAPQENAILFSRRDGPQAAFVIGVDQGAPYVAVTTATGTTRSPAGDKLTPDRWHHLAVVADGSRVTLYLDGASLATLNASLPALNGPAILGGDTQPGATGFIGEVDELAIARAARPAGFIKLAALSQGGEAALVTLGQAETSGSGHGSRLGEAMEHVSLFGDIANNMMFDGWIAVFVCIIMIIVGWSVAVAKFSYLNKIQKGSEAFIRQWKEVSSDLTTLDHNNPESVQSLGGTASAATQKLIRQSPLYQIYQIGSDEIRHRLTRKGGFAGLSARSIQAIKASLDSGLTHETDRLNRGLVYLTISIAGGPYVGLLGTVVGVMITFAVIAKTGEVEVNSIAPGIASALLATVAGLLVAIPALFIYSYLNTRIKSLTSKMRTFIDEFTAKMAEFYPSKGDVLRAAATNEEKE from the coding sequence ATGAACCGATCCCTCCTCAAACTCGCGCTGTGCGGCCTGCTGGCCGCGATCAGCCTCTCCGTCCCCGCGCAGGCGTGGTGGAACCAAGAATGGACCCGGCGCACGTCGCTCACGGTGGACACCGCCGCGGGCATCGCCGATCCGGTCGGAACCGCGCCGGTGCTGGTGCGGCTGCACGTGAACAACTTCGACTTCGCCTCCGCCCGCGAGGACGGCGCCGACCTGCGTTTCGTCGCGGCCGATGACAAGACGGAGCTGCCATATCAGATCGAAAAATACGATTCGCTGATCGGCGAGGCATTCGTGTGGGTCAACGTCCCCGCGATCGCCCCCGGCGCGCAAACGAAGCTCTGGCTCTACCATGGCAACCCGGTGGCCGCCGCCGCCAGCGCGACCGGCGCGTGGGATGCCGACACAATCCTAGTCTATCACTTTGGCGAGGGCAGCCAGCCGGCCCGCGACCACAGCGCGGCGGGCAACCACGCGGAGACCGGCGGCCTCGCGGTCGAAGGCTCCCTGAGCGGCACGGGCCTGTATCTGAACGGCGCCACGCCGGTGCGCATCCCCGGCATATCCTCCTTCGCCTGGCGGGCGGGCGGACCGCTCACCTGGACGTCCTGGCTAAAATCCTCCGCGCCGCAGGAAAACGCCATTCTCTTCTCCCGCCGCGACGGCCCGCAGGCCGCCTTTGTCATCGGCGTGGACCAGGGCGCGCCGTATGTCGCCGTCACCACCGCCACCGGCACGACCCGCAGCCCGGCCGGCGACAAGCTCACGCCCGACCGCTGGCATCACCTCGCGGTGGTGGCCGACGGCTCCCGCGTCACCCTTTATCTCGACGGCGCGTCGCTGGCCACGCTCAACGCCTCGCTGCCCGCGCTCAACGGCCCGGCGATCCTCGGCGGCGACACCCAGCCCGGCGCCACCGGTTTTATTGGCGAAGTGGACGAACTCGCCATCGCCCGCGCCGCGCGCCCGGCCGGTTTCATCAAGCTGGCAGCGCTCAGCCAGGGCGGCGAGGCCGCGCTGGTCACGCTCGGCCAGGCCGAGACCTCCGGCTCCGGCCACGGCAGCCGCCTGGGCGAGGCGATGGAGCATGTCTCCCTCTTCGGCGACATCGCCAACAACATGATGTTCGACGGCTGGATCGCGGTGTTCGTGTGCATCATCATGATCATTGTCGGCTGGTCGGTGGCCGTCGCGAAGTTTTCCTACCTGAACAAAATCCAGAAAGGCTCGGAGGCGTTCATCCGGCAGTGGAAGGAAGTCTCCTCCGACCTGACCACGCTCGACCACAACAATCCCGAAAGCGTCCAGTCGCTCGGCGGCACGGCCAGCGCGGCCACGCAGAAACTCATCCGGCAGAGCCCGCTCTATCAAATCTACCAGATCGGCTCGGACGAGATCCGCCACCGCCTCACGCGCAAGGGCGGTTTCGCCGGTCTCTCTGCGCGCTCGATCCAGGCGATCAAGGCCAGCCTCGACTCGGGGCTGACCCACGAGACGGACCGGCTCAACCGCGGCCTCGTTTACCTGACCATCAGCATCGCGGGCGGCCCCTACGTCGGGCTGCTCGGCACCGTTGTGGGCGTGATGATCACCTTCGCGGTCATCGCCAAGACTGGCGAAGTGGAGGTCAACTCCATCGCGCCGGGCATCGCCTCGGCCCTGCTGGCGACGGTGGCGGGCCTGCTGGTGGCGATCCCCGCGCTGTTCATCTATTCCTACCTGAACACCCGCATCAAGAGCCTGACCTCGAAGATGCGCACCTTCATCGACGAGTTCACCGCCAAGATGGCCGAGTTCTACCCGTCCAAAGGCGACGTGCTGCGCGCGGCGGCCACCAACGAAGAAAAGGAATAA
- a CDS encoding ExbD/TolR family protein, with protein sequence MDAGSDNKDYDDINITPMVDLYLVLLLIFIIMTTAGVQGMKVELPKSSPRPVLAETKSRAITVNNQGRIFLDTVPVTLDQLQQRLKEHKARHGDFPVVVRGDRATQYQGVMDVLDVVGLVGLNQVGLATQSPK encoded by the coding sequence ATGGATGCCGGTTCCGACAACAAGGACTACGACGACATCAACATCACGCCGATGGTGGACCTCTATCTGGTGCTGCTGCTGATCTTCATCATCATGACCACCGCGGGGGTGCAGGGCATGAAGGTCGAGTTGCCCAAAAGCAGCCCCAGGCCGGTGCTGGCCGAGACGAAGAGCCGGGCCATCACCGTGAACAACCAGGGCCGCATCTTCCTCGACACCGTGCCGGTGACGCTCGACCAGCTCCAGCAGCGCCTCAAGGAGCACAAGGCCCGGCACGGCGACTTTCCGGTCGTGGTCCGCGGGGACCGCGCGACCCAATACCAGGGCGTGATGGATGTGCTCGATGTCGTCGGCCTGGTCGGCCTCAACCAGGTCGGCCTGGCCACCCAATCACCCAAATGA
- a CDS encoding ShlB/FhaC/HecB family hemolysin secretion/activation protein has protein sequence MNHLPFFLICLWLVCFVPLETSGAEEAGRVDIFEYQLDGIYLLPEETVEQAVSPYLGEARTAEDVERARAALEKAYHDAGYQTASVQIPQQEVIGGLVRLQVVEGTVGRLRVHGSRYFDIERIKADAPSLAEGATPDFGRVTQDILALNQHADRRITPALKAGVEPGTIDIELNVEDKMPLHGNLELNNRHSANTTALRLNGSISYANLWQREHTLGLSFQIAPERLDDAKVFSAYYLVPVPDAPVKLMLQGMKHDSDISTLGTFDVAGRGESLGLQAIVSLPGTAAWSHGLTAGIDYKRFDELLTLGGTAGGTQTPITYYPISVAYSATHLGQKSLTQLNGGLNFHIRGLGSDSEEFSNKRYGADGSYFYFRGDIAHTQTLPDNWELFGKLSGQLSSRPLISSEQFGAGGLGTVRGYLESEAMGDYGFAATLEVRTPPFTLGGFVDELRAHVFTDWAGLILNDALADQDSRFLLGSIGAGLTLHYRKHFHGSADAGLPLYNAGSTEKNHPRVTFRVWADF, from the coding sequence GTGAACCACCTTCCTTTCTTTCTCATCTGCCTGTGGCTTGTATGTTTCGTTCCGCTTGAAACGTCCGGGGCGGAGGAAGCGGGGCGGGTGGACATTTTCGAATACCAGCTCGACGGCATTTATCTGTTGCCGGAGGAGACGGTTGAGCAGGCGGTGTCTCCTTATCTGGGTGAAGCGCGCACCGCGGAGGATGTTGAACGTGCGCGAGCCGCCTTGGAAAAAGCCTATCACGACGCCGGCTACCAGACGGCCTCGGTGCAGATTCCCCAGCAGGAGGTGATCGGCGGGCTGGTGCGCCTGCAAGTGGTGGAGGGCACGGTCGGACGGCTGCGCGTGCACGGCTCGCGCTACTTCGATATCGAGCGGATCAAGGCGGACGCGCCGTCGCTGGCCGAGGGCGCGACGCCGGACTTCGGCCGGGTCACGCAGGACATCCTCGCACTCAACCAGCATGCGGACCGCCGTATCACGCCCGCGCTGAAGGCGGGGGTGGAGCCGGGCACGATCGACATCGAGCTGAACGTGGAGGACAAGATGCCGCTGCACGGCAACCTGGAGCTGAACAACCGCCACAGCGCCAACACGACGGCGCTGCGGCTGAACGGCTCGATCAGCTACGCCAACCTCTGGCAGCGCGAGCACACCCTGGGCCTGAGCTTCCAGATCGCGCCGGAGCGGCTCGACGACGCGAAGGTGTTTTCGGCCTACTACCTCGTCCCGGTGCCGGATGCCCCGGTCAAGCTCATGCTTCAGGGGATGAAGCACGACAGCGACATCTCGACGCTGGGGACCTTCGACGTGGCCGGGCGGGGCGAAAGCCTCGGCCTTCAGGCCATCGTCTCCCTCCCCGGCACGGCCGCCTGGTCGCACGGCCTGACCGCGGGCATCGACTACAAGCGCTTCGACGAACTGCTCACCCTCGGGGGCACGGCCGGCGGCACGCAGACGCCGATCACCTACTACCCGATATCGGTCGCATACTCCGCCACGCACCTCGGCCAAAAAAGCCTCACGCAGCTCAACGGCGGGCTCAACTTCCACATCCGCGGCCTGGGCAGCGATTCGGAGGAATTTTCCAACAAGCGCTATGGGGCCGACGGCAGCTATTTTTATTTCCGGGGCGACATCGCCCACACCCAGACCCTGCCCGACAACTGGGAACTTTTCGGCAAACTCTCGGGCCAGCTTTCCTCCCGCCCGCTGATCTCATCCGAGCAATTCGGAGCAGGCGGGCTCGGGACGGTGCGCGGCTACCTCGAAAGCGAGGCGATGGGCGACTACGGCTTCGCCGCCACGCTGGAAGTGCGCACGCCGCCCTTCACCCTCGGCGGCTTCGTGGACGAACTCCGCGCGCATGTGTTTACCGACTGGGCGGGGCTGATCCTCAACGACGCGCTGGCCGACCAGGACTCGCGCTTCCTGCTGGGCAGTATCGGCGCGGGCCTGACGCTGCACTACCGCAAACATTTCCACGGCTCCGCCGATGCCGGGCTGCCGCTGTACAACGCAGGCAGCACCGAGAAAAACCACCCCCGCGTCACATTCCGCGTGTGGGCCGATTTTTAG
- a CDS encoding TonB C-terminal domain-containing protein, whose amino-acid sequence MTPMDSIEEEDEKHFVIRHRIKLIVAAMVLAGVGAFFMAEREPRPLRRTAPAERVVAIAPPRPLPPPPPRPPEPPPRPEEKPRADEMIVQEPVETPDEPPPEAPASEPDDAPPGPVGEAMGTNIQGDGSPNSWGLSGRGGGGLIGGGGGGTGSGGSRWGWYAGHVQSRIERALQDNEKTRTAGLDVNVRLWADATGRITHAQLVGTTGDAELDRVLRRDVLTGLVMREAPPADMPQPILIRILGLRPD is encoded by the coding sequence ATGACGCCGATGGATTCGATCGAGGAAGAGGACGAAAAACACTTCGTCATCCGGCACCGCATCAAGCTGATCGTGGCCGCGATGGTGCTGGCCGGCGTGGGCGCGTTTTTCATGGCGGAGCGCGAGCCGCGGCCCCTGCGGAGGACGGCCCCGGCCGAGCGCGTGGTGGCGATCGCCCCGCCGCGCCCGCTGCCGCCACCGCCGCCGCGTCCGCCCGAGCCGCCGCCGCGCCCGGAGGAGAAGCCCCGCGCCGACGAGATGATCGTGCAGGAGCCGGTCGAGACCCCGGACGAGCCTCCGCCGGAAGCGCCCGCGTCCGAGCCGGACGATGCGCCTCCCGGCCCCGTCGGCGAGGCCATGGGCACCAACATCCAGGGAGACGGCTCGCCCAATTCGTGGGGACTCTCCGGGCGGGGCGGCGGCGGCCTCATCGGCGGTGGGGGAGGGGGCACCGGCAGCGGCGGCAGCCGCTGGGGCTGGTATGCCGGCCACGTGCAGAGCCGCATCGAGCGCGCGCTGCAGGACAACGAAAAAACCCGCACCGCCGGCCTCGACGTCAACGTTCGCCTCTGGGCCGACGCCACCGGCCGCATCACCCACGCCCAGCTCGTCGGCACCACCGGGGACGCCGAGCTGGACCGCGTGCTCCGGCGCGATGTCCTCACCGGCCTGGTCATGCGCGAGGCGCCGCCCGCCGACATGCCGCAGCCCATCCTCATCCGCATCCTCGGGCTGCGCCCCGACTGA